The nucleotide sequence ACCCTCGTCTCGTAGAGACAAAGGAGTCGCAGCAGGAGACGGCCCTCGCGCTCGCTCAGCAACAGGGCGACAACCTCATCCGCCTTGCGACTGACATCGTTGACCAGGGGCTCGACCCAACGACACTCCCGGCCGTCGTCGCGACGGCAGACCGCCAGAAGCGCTACAAGGTCGTGGAGGGTAACCGGCGAATCCTTGCGCTTCGGGCGCTAGAGACACCCTCCCTGGTCACGGCGGCTCTCTCGCCGACGTCAGCCCGGAAGCTAGTACAGCTCTCCGCCAGATACGAGCAGGCGCCTCTCGACAATGTGCCGTGCGTTCTCTTCGAGAACGAGGAGGAGGCCCAACACTGGGTTGAACTTCGCCACACCGGCCAGAACCAGGGTGTCGGTCTCGTCGAGTGGGGTGCTGAAGAGAAGGATCGCTACAACGCGCGGCACGCGGGCACGCGCCGGCCAGCTGGGCAAGTCCTCGACTTCGTTGAGAGGCACGGGAGGCTTAGCGCGGAGGCGAATGCGTCGAATCGGCGGATCATTACGACGCTCCAGCGCATGCTCAACACTGCGTCCGTCAGGGAGGCGCTCGGAATCGACATTCTCAACGGTAAGGTCATCGCGCTGTATCCGACATCGGAGCTTGCGCGGTCACTGAGTCGGCTCGTGGAGGATCTGAAGCTGAACCTTCAGGTGCCCGACCTGTACCACCTTCCGCAGCGTGAGGCGTATGTCAAAGCGCTACCAATCAGCGTGAAGCCACGCAAGTCGAAGATGCTGAAGACGCCGACGTTCATCGACAACCTGACTGCCGGCGAGCCGTCTTCGGCGCCGGCTCAGCCGTCGAAGCGAAGACGGAGGGTGCAGCCGACGCGGACCACGGTGATTCCGCGATCTTCAACGCTTGATGTGAAGCCGCCTCGCATCAACGCCATCTACAACGAGCTCTCCACCATGAACGTCGAGCAGTATCCGAACGGGTGCTCGGTAATGACGCGGGTCTTCATCGAGCTGAGCGTAGATCACTACATCACCGAGAAGAAGCTCCTGACAGAGAAGCAGATGAGAGAGTCACCGTTGGCGAAGCGACTCAAGACGATTGTCGCGAAGCTTGAGAAGAGCGGCGAGATCCCGGCCAAGCTTGCGCGGGCGGTGGAGGCGATCGCAGACAACCAGCGGAGCGCCGTCGGCGCGTCGGTGTTCTCAATGAATCAGTACGTCCACAACGAGTTCGTCTATCCGAAGTCGCACGATCTATATGCCACATGGGACGAGATCGCCCCGCTCATGGAGAAGCTGTGGCCGTAGCGGCGGACCAACGCTACCCCTCCCCGCTCAGGTACCCCGGCGGGAAAGGGAAGATCGCGAACTACATCAAGCTGGTCATCCTCGACAACGACCTGGTGGGCTGCGAGTACGTCGAGCCATACGCCGGAGGGGCGAGCATCGCTCTCTCACTTTTGTTCGAGGAGTACGCCGATCGAATTCACATCAACGACATCAACCGCGGCGTGTTTGCCTTCTGGGACACCGCTCTCCGGAATCCGGACGAGCTCTGCCGTCGGATCCAATCGGTACCACTGGACGTCACGGAGTGGCTGCGCCAACGGGCGATCCAACGCGATCCGAACGCCGATCCCGTCGATCTAGGGTTCGCGACGTTCTATCTCAACCGCACCTCTCGCTCCGGGATCATCGGTGGCGGCGTCATCGGGGGTCTGGACCAGTCTGGCCACTGGAAGATTGACGCGCGCTTCAACCGAGGGCAACTGATTAGGCGGCTCCAGCGGATAGGACGCTTCGCGAGTCGCATCACCTTGACGTCTCACGACGCCGCCCAATACCTCACGGAGGTCCTTCCTGGTCTTGAGCGTCCGTTCGTCTACCTCGACCCGCCGTACTACACGAACGGAGCGAAGCTTTACGAGAACTGGTACGCGGCAGACGACCACGCGGCGATCGCGGCGACCGTCCGCCGTCTAGGGGTGCCTTGGATTGTCTCGTATGACGCCGTCCCCGAAGTGGCCGAGCTGTACACCAGCTTTGCACGAATCGGGTATGAGCTCCACTACAGCGCCGCGATCGGGAACCTCTCCGGCTCGGAGCTCATGTTCTTCAGCCCCGGCCTTGTCGCACCTTCTGTCGCGTCCCCCGCCGGTGTGCGGTCGAAAGTCGTAGATCAGGCACGCCTCGCCGGCTGACCGCGTCCACTGCCAGTTCCGGGTCGAGGCCGAGTGGAGCACCCTGGGATTCTCAGAGGCTTCGAATGCAGCTGTGCGAATGCTCTGACGAGGAGGGAGTGATCGCCCGTCACCGCCCGAGCTAGCCATCTCGAAGACCAACGGCAGTTAGCTGATGTTCGAAGGTCATCAACCCTCGGTCATTCCTGCGGAACGATCAGATCCTCGTCGCTCGCTTGGGCCCTGGCGTTGGCGATCTCGCGGTAGCGCTGGACGCGCGTCGTGAAGATCTCGTCGATCTGGTGGTCTGAGAAGGCGAGATGGCGGAGTAGCACCATCTCGATGACTGTTTGGAGCTGCGCCGTCAGCACATAGAGAAGGACGCCGCGAGTAGCGTCCCAGCTTGTGGTGTACGAGCCGGTTGAGATTCTTTCCGCCGCTGCTGTGGAGCGCGAGCCGTAGGCGAGCGCGGAGCAGTTGCGGCGGGTCGGGGTGGTAGCTGACCACCGTGTCA is from Gaiella occulta and encodes:
- a CDS encoding DNA adenine methylase; protein product: MAVAADQRYPSPLRYPGGKGKIANYIKLVILDNDLVGCEYVEPYAGGASIALSLLFEEYADRIHINDINRGVFAFWDTALRNPDELCRRIQSVPLDVTEWLRQRAIQRDPNADPVDLGFATFYLNRTSRSGIIGGGVIGGLDQSGHWKIDARFNRGQLIRRLQRIGRFASRITLTSHDAAQYLTEVLPGLERPFVYLDPPYYTNGAKLYENWYAADDHAAIAATVRRLGVPWIVSYDAVPEVAELYTSFARIGYELHYSAAIGNLSGSELMFFSPGLVAPSVASPAGVRSKVVDQARLAG